A stretch of Borrelia turcica IST7 DNA encodes these proteins:
- a CDS encoding Hsp70 family protein, with the protein MKKWIGIDFGTTNTVVSYFDTTSRVILNDRGERMTPSVVSFTDSGIIVGSPAKYQILVNPDKTFYNFKVNIGTGISYKVGSGLYRAEDIASYLLLHIKKNAEKFLEEEVSDAVITVPAYFSEVQRRGIVEAASLAGLHCRAILNEPTAAAISYAFEKQVEGSFLVYDLGGGTFDVTLLEKQDDTYTVLSIKGENRLGGNNFNEKIERDVLNSFRTKYPDINLDDVVLLEQIRDRIEEAKKNLSIMNEVSIVLPFLNGEHLEYKLKRDDFESMINEFIDKTINLTNDCISDSGVNPESISKIVLSGGSTRIPLVKQRLREAFPKIEVLDSLNQDEVVSSGASIQAFSLLNNNALINFKDVTPYSLGIETCNDGFFTLIKRNTPLPACERRIFTTTNDCQEEIEIHVLQGEHRKSSLNYSIGRFFFSNIQKASRGIPKIEILFSLNESGILNVAAMDLDTNISKSIEIRITSSYNSSVQGKEGIIAFEEIDSDTMLDD; encoded by the coding sequence ATGAAAAAGTGGATAGGGATAGATTTTGGGACTACAAATACGGTAGTGTCTTATTTTGACACTACTTCTAGAGTGATATTAAATGATAGAGGGGAAAGAATGACGCCTTCTGTTGTATCTTTTACAGATTCTGGTATTATTGTTGGCAGTCCTGCTAAATATCAGATATTGGTGAATCCGGATAAAACTTTTTATAATTTTAAAGTTAATATAGGTACTGGAATTTCTTATAAGGTAGGCAGTGGTTTATATAGAGCTGAGGATATTGCTTCTTATTTGCTTTTACATATTAAAAAAAATGCTGAGAAATTTTTAGAAGAAGAAGTAAGTGATGCTGTAATAACGGTACCTGCTTATTTTTCTGAAGTGCAAAGAAGAGGCATAGTAGAAGCTGCAAGTCTTGCAGGTTTGCATTGTAGAGCAATACTTAATGAGCCAACAGCAGCTGCTATATCTTATGCTTTTGAAAAGCAAGTAGAAGGGTCGTTTCTTGTTTATGATCTTGGTGGTGGTACTTTTGATGTTACTCTTTTAGAAAAACAGGATGATACTTATACTGTTCTATCAATTAAGGGTGAAAATAGGCTTGGCGGAAATAATTTTAACGAAAAAATAGAAAGAGATGTTTTAAATAGTTTTAGAACAAAATATCCTGATATTAATTTGGATGATGTTGTTCTTCTCGAGCAAATAAGAGACAGAATTGAAGAAGCTAAAAAGAATTTATCTATTATGAATGAAGTTAGTATTGTATTGCCTTTTCTTAATGGTGAACATTTAGAATATAAACTTAAAAGAGATGATTTTGAGTCTATGATTAATGAATTCATAGACAAAACCATTAATCTTACTAATGATTGCATTTCTGATTCAGGGGTTAACCCTGAGAGTATTTCAAAAATAGTACTTTCAGGAGGTTCAACTAGGATTCCTTTGGTTAAGCAGAGATTAAGGGAAGCTTTTCCTAAAATTGAGGTTTTAGATTCTTTAAATCAAGATGAGGTTGTCTCAAGTGGGGCAAGTATTCAAGCTTTTAGTTTGTTAAATAATAATGCTCTTATTAATTTTAAAGATGTAACACCTTATTCTCTTGGAATTGAGACTTGCAACGATGGATTTTTTACTTTAATTAAGAGAAATACTCCGTTGCCAGCTTGTGAGAGAAGAATTTTTACAACAACTAATGATTGTCAAGAAGAGATTGAAATACATGTACTGCAGGGAGAACATAGAAAGTCTTCTTTAAATTATTCTATAGGTAGATTTTTCTTTAGCAATATACAAAAAGCTTCAAGGGGTATTCCAAAGATAGAGATACTTTTTAGTTTAAATGAGAGTGGTATCTTAAATGTTGCTGCAATGGATTTAGATACTAATATTTCTAAATCCATTGAAATAAGGATAACTAGTTCTTATAATAGTAGCGTACAGGGAAAGGAAGGTATTATTGCTTTTGAAGAGATTGATTCTGATACAATGCTAGATGATTAG